The sequence below is a genomic window from Nakaseomyces glabratus chromosome F, complete sequence.
ATTTTCCACTAGAGTAGGAGAAGTTCATAAATATCTGAATGACTCAGGTGCTTACGGTAAATCATCCTATGCTGACAAAGATATTCCAGTTCCAACCTCTGTTCAGGAAATGACTAAATCTTTTGCTGATGCTTTCCAGAAGTACGATGCATTgaatgatgaaaagaagatcATACTAATGGTGGTTCAAAGAGGAGAAAGAAATGTTTTTGATCAAAGAATAATTGAATATTCCCTTCAAAAGGACTATGGTATCCGTGTCATTAGAATGacatttgatgatattatatCTAGATTAACCTCAGATAATGCTGACAAAAACCGACtatttttcaaagagaCTGGTGATGAAATTGCTATTGTCTACTACAGGACCGGCTACACAACAACTGACTATCAGAATGAGCAAGATTGGGAAGCAAGAAAATTCTTAGAAAAAAGCTACGCTATTAAAGCTCCAGATTTACTAACTCAATTATCAGGTGCTAAAAAGATACAACAATTATTGACCgatgataatattctaTCTCAATTTGTGAAGTCTGAAAACTCTAGAAGAGCTCTACAAAAGACTTTCGTAAAGATATATCCCTTAGATGATTCAGAGTTGGGGAATATTGGTAAGAAACTAGCTTTTGATGAACCTCATCGTTTTGTGCTGAAACCCCAACGTGAAGGTGGTGGTAATAACGTCTACAAGGAAGACATTCCATCATTCTTGAGTACAATTGGTGAATCTAAGTGGGATGCATACATATTGATGGAGATTATTGACCCATTACCATATGAAAATAACGTCATTATTCGagg
It includes:
- the GSH2 gene encoding glutathione synthase (CAGL0F00825g~Putative glutathione synthetase; role in redox homeostasis and detoxification of the cell of metal ions), producing MTEPIVPQALTNEELEKQILPETYQWALSNGLLMYPPDFQLTQAQIAPFTLYPTPIARKNFEEAIEVQQSFNELYAEISRDQGEHWLSQETEKLAHSDEGFTGKLWDLYKSVRNEGIAQKLRLGIFRSDYLIDKNIDQIKQVEFNTVSVSFVGFSTRVGEVHKYLNDSGAYGKSSYADKDIPVPTSVQEMTKSFADAFQKYDALNDEKKIILMVVQRGERNVFDQRIIEYSLQKDYGIRVIRMTFDDIISRLTSDNADKNRLFFKETGDEIAIVYYRTGYTTTDYQNEQDWEARKFLEKSYAIKAPDLLTQLSGAKKIQQLLTDDNILSQFVKSENSRRALQKTFVKIYPLDDSELGNIGKKLAFDEPHRFVLKPQREGGGNNVYKEDIPSFLSTIGESKWDAYILMEIIDPLPYENNVIIRGNEIFKESIISELGIYGSILFDDEKIHFNRNSGWLLRSKFTTSNEGGVAAGFGCLDSVVMY